The nucleotide sequence GATCACACGCTGCCCGTGCTGTTGAGCGACCTAGACGAGCGAGGCCTGCTGGACGAGACGCTCGTGGTATGGATGGGCGAGTTTGGCCGTACGCCGCGGATCAACAAAAGCAGCAGCCGGGATCACTGGCCAGGCTGCTACACGGTGCTCATGGCCGGAGGTGGGGTCAAACGCGGGTTCCGTTACGGCTCGTCGGATCGCGACGGCGCTCGGCCGGAGAGTGGAGCGGTCCGCCCCGACGACATCGCGGCCACCATCTTCGCGCTGATGGGAATCGACCCCGAGACGCTGATCCACGACAATCTGAACCGCCCGCTGGCCATCAGCAGCGGCACGCCGATCACGGACATCATCGCCTGAGCGTGTGGCATCGTACGTGCAGGTCGTCGACGACACGATTAAGTACACCCCACTGGATTCGAACCAGTAACCTTCGGTTCCGTAGACCGATGCTCTATCCAATTGAGCTAGGGGTGCGTGCTGGGTGGGAAAAGTCTGCCTTGGGCAGTCCGACGGCCATGCCGTCGAGCGTTCCCCCCGCGAGCGGACGGGTAATATAGCAAACCGAAACGGGGCTGATAAGTCCGGCGGTAACGCCTGAGACTGCCGAACTACAGGTTTTCCGCCCCCCCCCTTAAACTCGGAGTTCTACCCGTCTGGCCGGAGGTTGCCCGTCAAACTGCCGCCAGCCAGGACACGACCTGGCCCCCTAAGGTGATCGCCCTGCGGTTCAAATTCGTCGCCTTGAGATAAGACGACAGGACGATTAGCCGTTCATCTTCTTGGGAATCGTGAACGAATAGAGGATCGTGACCGCCCCGAACGACATCAGGCTCCAGGGGGCCCAGTCGGGCGGCACGAACTCGCGGTGGCGACCCGCCGTCTGCACAAAGCCGACCGTCGGCTCGTGGCGCAGCGAAAGGACCGCGCGGTCGATCATCAGGCATTCGGCCCCCAGGATCGCCGCAAAACAACCCAAGGCCAGAAAGAAAGAACGCCACATGGCCGAACTCCGGGAGAGATTACTGCCATTGGTCCGCACGACCGTCGGACCGAGCAGGACCAACCATCGCCGGGCACGTGCGAAGGCAATGCTCCGAAGGCGGCCGCTCGGCCACGGCGGGAAATGCAGTGCCTCATCGGGGCTCCATCGGCGCTCCGGCGCCCACAAATTCAGCCCGGTAGCGGTCGGAACGAGTCTGACGGCTCGCGCGCCGGCGAGCCTGTCGAACGTGGCGATTGCAGCGTCCTTCCGCGGAAGAATCGCACCGCCAGGGCATCGCATGCATGCGTGCCGTGCCATCGCCGGCCAGTGGACAACGGCGGCCAGAATCGGTCGCGGGGGCCGTTTTGCCCGCGCCGCGGTGGCATCGGCTCCGGCGGTTCGAGCGGCCATTTGCCCCAAAACCTGCGTGGATCGGCATGCATGACCGGTTCGGCCAGCGGCCGCGGCACTGCGTGAATCGACATAGACCGACCCGGCAAATCCGTGGTCAATCTTTCGCCGAGCGGCGACCGATGCAAGACGAGGGGCGACCGCGGTTGTTCCTGCCAGTTATCACTTTTATAATGATCCTGGCAGAGTCTCACACCATGGAGTCTGCGATTGTCGGCGCGACCCAGAATCCTGTTCGTTCGTGACAACCACGAGCGCGATGAAAAGCTCCTGGCACAGTGGGGCGACTCGGTCGAGGTCGTCTCAGTGCAGAGCATCGTCCGCGCGCTAGCGCGATTGGTGCGCGAGCCGTTCGACGGGGTTTTCGTCGGGTCCGAACACCTCAAAGAGGCGTTCGACATCGGCAAGCTGTTGCAGAACGAGAAGATTCTCGAAGGCATGCCGGATGGCATCCTGCTGCTCGACAGCGACAACACGATCATCTGGGGGAACGGTCGCCTCCGCGAATGGAGCGGCCAGCCCACGGTCGTGGGCGTCAACTTCTACAGCGTCTTGGGCAGTCCCGAGATCCTGGGCCCCGACTTCTGTCCCTTCCACACCGCGATGGCCACCGGCATGCCTAGCAGCACCACGCTGCGCGCCGGCGAACATCGTTACTACCACATCCACGCCACCCCGCTCTGCGAGGGGGGGGACCTGCCGAGTCATCTGATCGTCACGGTGCGCGACGTTACCGAACAGACGCTGCAGCAGCAGAAGCTGGCGGCCATTCACCAGGCCGGCATCGAGTTGGCCAACCTCACGCCCGACGAGCTCTTCCAGATGTCGGTCGAGGAACGCATCGAGCTGTTGAAGTCGAATATCCTGCACTACACGAAGGACCTGCTCAACTTCGATGTGGTCGAGATTCGCCTGCTCGACGTCAAGACGGGGCGCCTCGAACCGCTGCTGGCCGTGGGCATCGAGCCCGAGGCCGCCCAGCGCGATCTGTTCGCCAAACCGCAGAACAACGGCGTGACCGGGTTCGTGGCGGCCACCGGCAAGAGCTATCTCTGCGAAGACACGACCCAGGACCCGCT is from Pirellulales bacterium and encodes:
- a CDS encoding response regulator, yielding MSARPRILFVRDNHERDEKLLAQWGDSVEVVSVQSIVRALARLVREPFDGVFVGSEHLKEAFDIGKLLQNEKILEGMPDGILLLDSDNTIIWGNGRLREWSGQPTVVGVNFYSVLGSPEILGPDFCPFHTAMATGMPSSTTLRAGEHRYYHIHATPLCEGGDLPSHLIVTVRDVTEQTLQQQKLAAIHQAGIELANLTPDELFQMSVEERIELLKSNILHYTKDLLNFDVVEIRLLDVKTGRLEPLLAVGIEPEAAQRDLFAKPQNNGVTGFVAATGKSYLCEDTTQDPLYLEGAKGAKSSLTVPLMLHDEVIGTFNVESPEPRAFSESDLQFLELFTRDVALALNTLELLVAEKASTAAESVEAIHSAVALPVDDILNDAVSVMERYIGHEPEVVERLQRILRNARDIKTVIQTVGQKMAPTVAHPQALQPVDRPKLRGRQVLVADADDSVRSAAHALLERYGCIVETAHDGGEAIYMVRNTLADGGYDVIIADIRLPDMSGYDFMLRLQQIVDPVPLVLMTGFGYDPGHSIVKARQAGLQAVLYKPFRLDQLLDTVEQVVSSTGESRRQQEPVR